In one window of Drosophila innubila isolate TH190305 chromosome 2L unlocalized genomic scaffold, UK_Dinn_1.0 4_B_2L, whole genome shotgun sequence DNA:
- the LOC117781051 gene encoding putative odorant-binding protein A5, with translation MLCLTRAEHDELNVRRIMKEMEVIPDVIKEPPKELLKMRFENDLEIVEGKVYTPAELKFQPKLEWNADAQSYYTIVMLSPDAPSRENPMYRSWLHWLVVNVPGKDVAKGQLISEYYGPLPLKDSGLCRYVALVYQQSDKLNFEEKQMDLKSAEDHSNFDVQKFTQKYVMNDPLAGNVFQSKWDDSVPELMKMLYDVSE, from the exons ATGTTGTGTCTGACACGGGCCGAGCACGACGAGCTGAATGTGAGGCGCATTATGAAGGAAATGGAAGTAATACCCGATGTGATCAAGGAGCCGCCCAAGGAGCTCTTAAAG aTGCGATTTGAGAATGATCTGGAAATAGTCGAGGGAAAAGTTTATACGCCAGCCGAGTTGAAATTTCAGCCGAAACTCGAATGGAATGCGGATGCCCAATCGTATTATACCATTGTAATGCTAAGTCCCGATGCTCCAAGTCGTGAGAATCCCATGTATCGCTCCTGGCTCCATTGGCTGGTCGTCAACGTGCCCGGCAAAGATGTGGCCAAGGGTCAACTTATTTCCGAATACTATGGTCCCTTGCCGCTTAAAGACAGCGGCCTTTGTCGCTATGTCGCTCTCGTGTATCAGCAATCggataaattgaattttgaggAAAAGCAAATGGATCTGAAAAGTGCCGAAGATCATAGCAATTTCGATGTGCAGAAATTTACGCAGAAATACGTTATGAACGATCCACTGGCTGGCAATGTTTTCCAATCCAAATGGGATGATTCTGTGCCGGAACTCATGAAAATGTTGTACGACGTGAGTGAGTGA